A region of Moorena producens PAL-8-15-08-1 DNA encodes the following proteins:
- the pgeF gene encoding peptidoglycan editing factor PgeF, whose translation MHTWHWQSWNNLPYLRSSLLKQWNHGFFTSAFSPRSPEEMVDVLQPDAQVYRVKQVHGNTVLTPGEIESTQNGEPDSNKPPADGIISEEAKQAVWVCTADCTPLLIGDIETGQVAAVHAGWRGTAQRIVPNAIARLLDNGSRKENLRIALGPAIAGECYQVSETVAAEVGASIVSTDQGDSTESILGVLQQLDDSPILDDPKPGRVRLDVRRVNVLQLEQLGIDSEQIAIAPHCTYSEPERFFSYRRNQLKKVQWSGIISY comes from the coding sequence ATGCATACCTGGCACTGGCAGAGTTGGAACAATTTGCCCTATTTAAGGAGTAGCCTATTGAAGCAATGGAATCACGGCTTCTTCACCTCAGCATTTTCTCCCCGTTCTCCTGAAGAAATGGTCGATGTACTCCAGCCTGATGCCCAGGTGTATCGAGTGAAACAGGTCCACGGCAATACAGTACTGACTCCTGGGGAAATTGAAAGTACCCAAAACGGTGAGCCAGACTCCAATAAACCACCGGCTGATGGTATTATAAGTGAGGAAGCTAAGCAAGCTGTGTGGGTTTGTACGGCGGACTGTACGCCCTTACTGATTGGGGATATCGAAACCGGACAGGTAGCAGCAGTTCATGCGGGTTGGCGGGGTACTGCTCAACGGATTGTTCCTAATGCGATCGCACGATTGCTAGACAATGGTAGCCGTAAAGAAAATCTACGCATTGCTCTCGGTCCAGCAATTGCAGGGGAATGCTATCAGGTATCAGAAACCGTGGCGGCTGAAGTGGGAGCTAGTATTGTATCTACTGATCAAGGGGATAGCACCGAATCAATTCTGGGGGTGTTGCAGCAGCTAGACGACTCCCCGATATTAGATGACCCCAAACCCGGACGAGTACGCTTGGATGTGCGGCGAGTGAATGTCTTACAGTTGGAACAATTGGGCATTGATTCAGAACAAATTGCGATCGCACCCCACTGCACTTACTCGGAACCGGAGCGTTTCTTTTCCTATCGCCGTAATCAACTTAAGAAAGTTCAGTGGTCTGGTATTATTAGCTATTGA
- a CDS encoding DEAD/DEAH box helicase, translating into MPRTPRLTFDRGTLILHPPPRGNAWVEYATWDDRVEKFRIRGIHYRPLVETLLREKVDFIDDAREFVPLPLVSSFEMEPYPHQREALLAWKQAGRKGVVVLPTGAGKTYLAQLAMQDTPRSTIVVVPTLDLMHQWYAQLEAAFPDVEVGVLGGGSRDRTPILIATYDSATIHAETLGNRYALVIFDECHHLPTDFYKVIAEYAIAPYRLGLTATPDRSDGRHWDLNGLIGPEVYRKSPDQLAGLALADHKVIQIKVKLSQKERDRYNSCMALRNDFLRSSNIHLGSIKGWQQFVIASARSQSGRRAMLAHREAKEIALGTDGKLRILLDLLAQHYPEKMLIFTNGNATLYRISQELLIPAITHQTPVKERHDILKRFREGEYRCLAASHVLNEGVDVPDARVAIILSGTGSSREYIQRLGRVLRKGKDGEKVALLYEVVAEDTSEERTSWRRHGGGSKNEPRRRKQPERAKTGKQLELLPDKGYQVKPRSSPRAAESKGKWSEEDDEF; encoded by the coding sequence ATGCCACGCACCCCTAGATTAACGTTTGACCGGGGAACTCTGATTTTGCATCCACCACCGAGGGGCAACGCTTGGGTGGAATATGCCACTTGGGATGATCGGGTAGAGAAGTTTCGGATTAGAGGAATTCACTATCGTCCTCTGGTAGAAACCTTACTCAGAGAAAAGGTTGATTTTATTGATGATGCTAGGGAATTTGTGCCTCTGCCACTAGTATCTAGTTTTGAGATGGAACCTTATCCCCATCAACGGGAAGCTCTGTTGGCATGGAAGCAAGCTGGTCGTAAAGGGGTAGTGGTGCTACCAACGGGAGCAGGTAAGACTTATCTGGCCCAGTTGGCAATGCAAGACACTCCTCGTAGTACCATAGTTGTGGTACCAACCCTAGATTTAATGCACCAGTGGTATGCTCAACTCGAAGCAGCCTTTCCAGATGTGGAGGTGGGAGTGTTGGGGGGTGGTTCTCGCGATCGCACGCCTATCCTGATCGCCACCTATGATAGTGCCACTATTCATGCGGAAACCTTAGGGAATCGGTACGCTTTGGTGATTTTTGATGAGTGTCATCACTTACCTACGGATTTTTATAAGGTGATTGCGGAATATGCGATCGCACCCTATCGGTTAGGACTGACAGCAACCCCAGACCGCTCCGATGGCCGTCATTGGGACCTTAATGGTTTGATAGGACCAGAGGTTTATCGCAAAAGCCCTGATCAATTGGCGGGTTTGGCCCTAGCTGACCATAAGGTAATTCAGATTAAGGTCAAGCTCTCCCAAAAAGAACGCGATCGCTATAATTCTTGCATGGCGTTGCGCAATGATTTTTTGCGGAGCTCCAACATTCATCTCGGCAGTATTAAAGGTTGGCAGCAGTTTGTGATAGCAAGTGCGCGATCGCAAAGCGGACGCCGAGCCATGTTAGCTCACCGGGAAGCCAAAGAAATTGCCTTAGGGACCGATGGAAAATTAAGGATTTTGCTAGATTTACTGGCTCAGCATTACCCCGAGAAGATGTTAATTTTTACCAATGGTAATGCTACACTTTATCGCATTTCTCAGGAGTTATTGATTCCCGCGATTACTCATCAAACCCCAGTCAAAGAGCGTCATGATATTTTGAAGCGATTTCGGGAGGGAGAGTATCGCTGTTTAGCAGCATCCCATGTATTGAATGAAGGAGTGGATGTACCCGATGCGCGAGTAGCGATTATCTTATCAGGGACCGGTTCATCTCGGGAGTATATCCAGCGCTTGGGTCGGGTATTGCGTAAAGGTAAAGATGGAGAGAAGGTAGCGTTATTGTATGAAGTAGTAGCCGAGGATACCTCTGAAGAACGAACCTCTTGGCGTCGCCATGGTGGTGGTAGCAAAAATGAACCACGAAGGCGCAAACAGCCGGAACGGGCCAAGACCGGTAAGCAATTGGAGTTATTGCCAGACAAGGGTTATCAGGTGAAACCTAGGAGTAGCCCCAGGGCGGCTGAGTCTAAGGGCAAGTGGTCAGAGGAGGATGATGAGTTTTAA
- a CDS encoding calcium-binding protein: MANSNGTYLDDYLECGSGNDSVFGFGGNDTLIGGAGDDTLNSGSDNDTLIGGTGNDVLLGGPGNDLMSGGSGNDYLDGGSGNDSMYGGTGDDTYLIDSTGDVVNESSGNGTDTIISSINYTLGANLEKLILTDCAYNGYGNILNNTIVGNDKDNYLWGNSGNDDLYGNGGNDTLHGGFGNDSLFGGTGDDTLIGASGNDLLIGDVGNDFLFGYAGNDSLFGDSGNDFIQGYQSSSQGELDILTGGTGADTFVLGKNGFVTEIGYIGDGDSGYATITDFNGLEGDKVQLGGLEADIDNGNYTLSGNNLYYNGDLIAAFQGSTDFDIYNPAHVMF; this comes from the coding sequence ATGGCAAATTCCAATGGTACTTACTTGGACGACTACCTTGAGTGTGGCTCTGGTAACGACAGTGTCTTTGGTTTTGGTGGCAACGACACCCTGATTGGTGGCGCTGGCGACGACACTCTTAATAGTGGCTCTGATAACGACACTTTAATTGGTGGTACAGGGAACGATGTTTTACTTGGTGGCCCTGGCAACGACTTGATGTCTGGTGGCTCTGGTAACGACTACTTAGATGGTGGCTCTGGCAACGACTCGATGTATGGTGGCACAGGCGATGACACCTATTTGATTGACAGCACGGGGGATGTAGTCAATGAAAGCTCTGGTAATGGTACTGATACAATCATCTCCTCCATCAACTACACCCTAGGAGCCAACCTGGAAAAGTTGATTTTGACTGACTGTGCTTACAATGGCTACGGTAACATCCTCAACAACACCATCGTTGGTAACGATAAAGACAACTACCTCTGGGGGAATTCTGGCAATGATGACTTGTATGGGAATGGTGGTAATGACACTCTTCACGGTGGCTTTGGCAACGACTCCCTATTTGGTGGTACAGGTGACGACACCCTGATTGGTGCCTCTGGCAACGACTTGCTGATTGGTGACGTTGGCAACGATTTTCTATTTGGTTATGCTGGTAACGACTCCCTATTTGGTGACTCTGGTAATGACTTTATCCAAGGTTATCAAAGTAGTAGTCAAGGGGAACTAGACATCCTAACTGGTGGCACGGGGGCGGATACCTTCGTATTAGGTAAGAATGGTTTTGTCACCGAGATTGGCTACATTGGTGATGGTGACTCAGGATACGCCACAATCACTGACTTTAATGGGTTAGAAGGTGATAAAGTTCAGCTCGGTGGTCTGGAGGCTGATATCGATAATGGGAATTACACGCTGTCTGGCAACAATCTATATTACAACGGGGATTTAATTGCTGCCTTCCAAGGTTCGACTGATTTTGATATTTACAACCCTGCTCATGTAATGTTTTAG
- a CDS encoding calcium-binding protein has translation MGTYNGNDSNNYKEAHKEGWWIFKKWKSWTMSGNGGNDTLIGGPKNDSIYGNDGNDSLFGQGGNDYLSGGSGHDTLDGGTGSDSMVGGTGNDIYVVDNTGDVVTEYFNQGIDTVSSSISYTLGANLEHLTLTGSAYSGYGNSLNNSISGNSSNNYLWGKSGNDSLYGNSGNDTLSGDLGNDYLSGGFGNDYLSGGFGNDYLSGYSGNDTLYGGSGNDTLYGDSGNDYLSGYFGNDTLDGGSGNDTLTGGSGNDSLQGYQRNSYGERDILTGGTGADTFVLGQNGYITEIGYIGDANSGYATITDFDWKEGDKVRLGGSISDYDVYKTINVSGTSALDTTLYYKGDLIAVFQDDTSFSLNLDTIF, from the coding sequence ATGGGAACTTACAATGGTAACGACTCAAACAACTACAAAGAAGCACACAAAGAAGGTTGGTGGATATTCAAGAAATGGAAGTCTTGGACAATGTCCGGTAATGGTGGCAACGATACCCTGATTGGTGGCCCGAAAAACGACAGCATATATGGTAATGATGGTAACGACAGTCTTTTCGGTCAGGGCGGTAATGACTACCTCAGTGGTGGCTCTGGCCATGACACCCTGGATGGTGGTACAGGCAGTGACTCGATGGTTGGTGGCACCGGCAATGACATCTATGTGGTTGACAACACCGGGGATGTGGTCACCGAATACTTCAATCAGGGTATTGATACGGTTTCTTCCTCCATCAGCTACACCCTAGGAGCTAACCTGGAACACTTGACCCTGACTGGTAGTGCTTACTCGGGCTACGGTAATAGCCTTAACAACAGCATCAGTGGTAATAGTTCCAACAACTACCTTTGGGGTAAATCTGGCAATGACTCCTTGTATGGGAATAGTGGTAATGACACTCTTAGCGGTGATCTAGGCAACGACTACCTCTCTGGTGGCTTTGGCAACGACTACCTCTCTGGTGGCTTTGGCAACGATTACCTCTCTGGTTACTCTGGCAACGACACCCTTTATGGTGGCTCTGGCAACGACACCCTTTATGGTGACTCTGGCAACGACTACCTCTCTGGTTACTTTGGCAATGACACTCTTGATGGTGGCTCTGGCAACGACACCCTGACCGGCGGCTCTGGTAATGACTCTCTCCAGGGTTATCAACGTAATAGTTACGGCGAACGGGACATCCTAACTGGTGGCACCGGTGCGGATACCTTCGTCTTAGGTCAAAATGGTTATATCACCGAGATTGGCTACATTGGTGATGCTAACTCCGGATACGCGACAATCACTGACTTTGATTGGAAAGAAGGTGATAAAGTTCGCCTCGGTGGTAGTATCAGTGATTACGATGTGTATAAGACTATTAATGTTAGTGGTACATCAGCACTGGATACAACCCTATATTACAAGGGAGACTTAATTGCTGTCTTCCAAGATGACACCAGCTTTAGTCTTAACCTTGATACAATATTTTAG
- a CDS encoding calcium-binding protein, with product MPGTPGNDVINGGPGNDFLNGLAGNDTLRGQGGADTLIGGIGNDSLDSDTLGTVDKIGDLLNGGPGNDTLQGEAGNDTLLGGSGNDRLTGDDSSVDFGNDSLNGGSGNDTLNGGAGNDRLNGGSGVDRTNGGSGNDRIIDADFVNFDIHNGGTGIDTIDYSNVTFGSGFVTINLATETTSVSGGNTETIRNFENVEGSQGGETIIGTGGANRLDGNGGNDTLNGGAGNDTLIGGSGNDTLNSGSGVDRTNGGSGNDRIIDDDFVNFDIHNGGSGIDTIDYSNVTFGSGFVTINLATETTSVSGGNTETIRNFENVEGSQGGETIIGTSGANRLNGNGGNDTLNGGSGNDTLNGGAGNDRLNGGFGNDTLNGGTGNDTLNGGFGNDRLNGSFGNDILNGSFGNDILNGSFGNDTLNGDAGNDRLNGGSGADSLNGGSGNDFLTGAGGNDTLVGGLGSDTLNGTNSTVDGVGEIDILNPGDALARDLIILGTSGSIYYNGAGLDYAVIDNFDRFNFAGETDSDKIQISGSLSNYTLTSFTGTISGVSITNGTRINLGAEIIAYVDSSGLLTSADFISV from the coding sequence ATGCCAGGTACTCCAGGTAATGACGTCATAAATGGCGGTCCGGGAAATGACTTTCTCAATGGACTTGCAGGTAATGATACCCTGCGAGGTCAAGGGGGAGCGGATACCTTAATTGGCGGTATTGGTAATGATTCCCTGGACTCGGATACTCTCGGAACCGTTGATAAAATTGGTGATCTTCTAAATGGCGGTCCGGGCAACGATACACTTCAGGGAGAAGCCGGAAACGACACTCTACTTGGTGGCAGTGGGAATGATCGGCTCACGGGTGATGATTCGAGTGTAGATTTTGGCAATGATAGCCTCAATGGTGGTTCTGGAAACGATACGCTGAATGGTGGTGCTGGCAATGACAGACTCAACGGTGGTTCTGGAGTGGACAGAACCAATGGTGGTTCTGGTAATGATCGGATAATCGACGCCGATTTTGTGAATTTCGACATCCACAATGGTGGTACAGGAATTGACACTATCGATTATTCCAATGTCACATTTGGTTCCGGTTTTGTCACCATTAACCTGGCGACTGAGACGACTTCTGTTTCTGGAGGTAATACCGAGACAATTCGCAATTTTGAGAACGTCGAAGGCTCTCAGGGGGGTGAGACAATCATCGGCACGGGCGGCGCAAACCGCCTCGACGGTAATGGTGGTAATGATACCCTCAATGGTGGAGCTGGAAACGATACTCTGATTGGAGGTTCCGGAAATGACACACTCAACAGTGGTTCTGGAGTGGACAGAACCAATGGAGGTTCTGGTAATGATCGGATCATCGACGACGATTTTGTGAATTTCGACATCCACAATGGCGGTTCAGGAATCGACACTATCGATTATTCCAATGTCACATTTGGTTCCGGTTTTGTCACTATCAACCTGGCGACTGAGACAACCTCGGTTTCTGGAGGTAATACCGAAACGATTCGCAATTTTGAGAACGTCGAAGGCTCTCAGGGGGGTGAGACAATCATCGGTACGAGTGGCGCAAACCGGCTCAACGGTAATGGTGGCAATGACACACTCAATGGTGGTTCTGGGAACGATACTCTGAATGGAGGTGCCGGGAATGACAGACTCAACGGTGGTTTTGGGAACGATACTCTGAATGGAGGTACCGGGAACGATACTCTGAATGGAGGTTTTGGGAATGACAGACTCAACGGTAGTTTTGGGAATGACATACTCAACGGTAGTTTTGGCAATGACATACTCAACGGTAGTTTTGGCAATGATACTCTGAATGGAGATGCCGGGAATGACAGACTCAACGGTGGTTCGGGAGCCGATAGCCTCAACGGTGGTTCTGGCAATGACTTCCTCACTGGCGCAGGTGGTAACGATACCCTAGTTGGAGGTTTGGGCTCAGATACCCTTAACGGTACTAACAGTACTGTGGACGGTGTTGGTGAAATTGATATCCTTAATCCTGGTGATGCTCTTGCCAGGGATCTGATTATCCTAGGCACCAGTGGCTCAATCTATTACAACGGTGCTGGTCTAGATTACGCTGTGATTGACAATTTCGACAGATTTAACTTCGCTGGCGAAACTGACTCTGACAAGATCCAGATTTCCGGGTCATTGTCCAATTACACCTTAACCTCATTCACAGGTACAATATCTGGTGTTTCTATTACCAATGGCACTCGCATCAACTTAGGTGCAGAGATCATTGCTTATGTCGATTCTAGTGGTTTACTGACTTCTGCTGACTTTATCTCAGTCTAG